In Pithys albifrons albifrons isolate INPA30051 chromosome 8, PitAlb_v1, whole genome shotgun sequence, a single window of DNA contains:
- the DYTN gene encoding dystrotelin isoform X1, translating to MSLQMKIMPNAICSFQMDPDLQEAFDDVQSSVYRTALKLRSVQSLCQLDLFDVSLIQHILSSEQSQREEQVSLKTQQISRMLTKLFQRARLEKPGQVDPRGANFTLSLLVAMYDRSGTGYVKFRSAAAALIALSGDSLLAKYRAFFQFYAVPAGKAAWMTRSALRSLLTDLNQIPAIVGESCPLSCVEIATRDCFHGVLKSAIVEEKFLSWLRSEPAVLLWLPTCYRLSATEMVSHQARCRVCRVFPITGLRYRCLKCLSFDLCQACFFTGRLCKPHKRSHPVVEHCVQMSAKANVKHFLRTIRNNLFQERCRRKEAQRRRTLETVEEQHFPIHKKTFPPAELSASPLPGPENLSFPVDSCVPESPRFIAEDTTAMQKSKNNKKTPEQGKATAQAMSSFEADVLKVHESNKSIHSDSSRYMKKQFNKWKDRMQFLHNCQEEKSCKIEAKLQRLRLSHENLQMALQQMKQEVKTMLQSSECPFAQCQNTMPRHPHVLLERKMQTQIRPTSRTCADQKCSNPPNSATIMQLLQTPELPTAVDVMFSDDPLESVTLQSDRPFMGQYKKANENQMYLPKLTEISLSGIMGNTVLTPTAVHILPDEKEVREEMELEQLVMKLQDALSLQTQSAQQTTLQQELFSTAEHVYRSFSDLISQVIPPGCK from the exons ATGTCACTTCAGATGAAAAT AATGCCTAATGCCATCTGTTCATTTCAAATGGATCCAGACTTGCAGG agGCTTTCGATGATGTTCAGAGCTCCGTCTACAGAACAGCCCTAAAACTTCGCTCAGTACAAAGTCTGTGCCAGT TGGATTTGTTTGATGTTTCTCTGATTCAGCACATCCTATCAAGTGAACAGAGTCAGAGGGAAGAGCAGGTTTCTCTGAAGACACAGCAGATCTCTAGAATGTTGACAAAACTGTTCCAAAGGGCAAGATTGGAAAAACCAGGCCAGGTCGATCCAAGAGGTGCCAATTTCACGCTGAGTCTGCTGGTTGCCATGTATGACAG atCTGGAACAGGGTATGTCAAATTTAgatctgctgcagctgctctaaTTGCCCTTTCAGGAGACAGTCTACTGGCTAAATACAGAG ctttcttccagttttatgctgtccctgctgggaaGGCAGCCTGGATGACCCGTAGTGCCCTGAGAAGCCTTCTAACAGACTTAAACCAG ATCCCAGCCATTGTGGGAGAAAGCTGCCCTCTGTCTTGTGTAGAAATTGCAACTCGTGACTGTTTCCATGGG gttCTGAAATCAGCTATTGttgaagaaaaatttctgtCTTGGCTGAGGTCGGAGCCTGCTGTTCTCCTGTGGCTTCCTACCTGTTACAGATTATCAGCCACAGAAATGGTTTCTCACCAAGCTCGATGCAGAGTCTGCAGAGTTTTCCCCATTACTGGCCTCAG GTATCGCTGTTTGAAATGCCTCAGTTTTGATCTTTGCCAAGCCTGCTTTTTCACTGGCCGTCTCTGCAAGCCACATAAAAGGTCACATCCTGTTGTGGAACACTGTGTGCAG ATGTCAGCAAAGGCGAATGTAAAGCACTTTCTCCGCACCATCAGGAACAACCTGTTTCAAGAGCGCTGCAGAagaaaggaggctcagagaagGAGGACTCTGGAGACAGTGGAGGAGCAGCACTTCCCTATTCACAAAAAGACTTT TCCTCCTGCAGAACTCAGTGCTTCACCACTACCTGGCCCTGAAAACCTGTCTTTCCCAGTGGATAGCTGTGTCCCAGAGTCACCCAGGTTCATAGCTGAAGACACAACTGCAATGCAGAAGAGTAAGAATAACAAGAAGACACCAGAGCAAGGCAAGGCAACAGCTCAG GCAATGTCCTCTTTTGAAGCAGATGTGTTAAAAGTGCATGAATCTAACAAAAGCATTCACAGTGACAGCAG CAGGTACATGAAGAAGCAGTTCAACAAATGGAAGGACAGAATGCAATTTCTTCACAACtgccaggaagaaaaaagctgcaaaatagAGGCAAAACTCCAAAGACTGAGACTAAGTCATGAAAACCTACAAATGGCACTGCAGCAAATGAAGCAAGAAGTAAAG ACAATGTTACAGTCATCGGAATGTCCTTTTGCACAGTGTCAGAATACAATGCCAAGGCACCCACATGTTctgctggaaaggaaaatgcagacCCAAATAAGGCCTACTTCCAGAACATGTGCAGACCAGAAGTGTTCGAATCCTCCCAACTCTGCAACGATAATGCAGCTTTTACAGACACCTGAGCTTCCCACTGCAGTGGACGTTATGTTTTCAGATGACCCACTGGAGTCAGTGACCCTGCAGAGTGACAGACCCTTTATGGGACAGTataaaaaagcaaatgagaaTCAAATGTATCTGCCTAAACTGACAGAAATCTCTCTCAGTGGCATCATGGGAAATACAGTTCTTACTCCCACTGCAGTGCATATACTACCTGATGAGAAGGAAGTCAGAGAGGAAATGGAACTGGAGCAGCTAGTGATGAAACTGCAGGATGCATTGTCTCTCCAAACCCAGTCAG cccaaCAGACTACTTTGCAGCAGGAGTTGTTCTCCACAGCTGAGCATGTGTACAGGTCCTTTTCTGACCTCATCAGCCAAGTAATTCCACCAGGTTGTAAATGA
- the FAM237A gene encoding protein FAM237A — protein MRLHCSLLIMAVFCVTPFLCHSQIDPLALGQADPQCWESSSVVLLEMRKPHISDSVSGFWDFMIFLKSSENLKHGALFWDLAQLFWDIYVDCVLSRTHGLGRRQLTEAEQKIATLHSWFTGKNQGMFSHIQRSSVLKKKDSFEDLISIHAHKSRSVLLGRIIGEPGEKGKSRI, from the exons ATGAGACTCCACTGCTCTCTGCTAATCATGGCAGTGTTCTGCGTGACACCTTTCCTCTGCCACAGTCAAATTGATCCACTGGCTCTTGGGCAGGCAGacccccagtgctgggaatcCTCCTCAGTTGTCCTATTGGAGATGAGGAAGCCTCACATTTCTGACTCTGTCAGTGGCTTTTGGGACTTCATGATCTTTCTGAAATCATCAGAGAACTTGAAACATGGGGCTTTGTTCTGGGACCTGGCTCAGCTCTTCTGGGATATCTATGTGGACTGTGTGCTCTCCAGAACCCATGGCCTCGGGAGAAGGCAGCTCACAGAAGCTGAGCAGAAGATTGCTACTCTACATTCTTGGTTCACAGGGAAAAACCAAG GGATGTTTTCTCATATTCAGAGGTCATCAGTTCTGAAGAAGAAAGACTCATTTGAAGATTTAATAAGCATCCATGCACATAAGAGTAGATCTGTGTTACTTGGAAGAATCATCGGAGagccaggagaaaaggggaaatcACGCATTTAG
- the DYTN gene encoding dystrotelin isoform X2, producing MSLQMKIMPNAICSFQMDPDLQEAFDDVQSSVYRTALKLRSVQSLCQLDLFDVSLIQHILSSEQSQREEQVSLKTQQISRMLTKLFQRARLEKPGQVDPRGANFTLSLLVAMYDRSGTGYVKFRSAAAALIALSGDSLLAKYRAFFQFYAVPAGKAAWMTRSALRSLLTDLNQIPAIVGESCPLSCVEIATRDCFHGVLKSAIVEEKFLSWLRSEPAVLLWLPTCYRLSATEMVSHQARCRVCRVFPITGLRYRCLKCLSFDLCQACFFTGRLCKPHKRSHPVVEHCVQMSAKANVKHFLRTIRNNLFQERCRRKEAQRRRTLETVEEQHFPIHKKTFPPAELSASPLPGPENLSFPVDSCVPESPRFIAEDTTAMQKSKNNKKTPEQGKATAQAMSSFEADVLKVHESNKSIHSDSRYMKKQFNKWKDRMQFLHNCQEEKSCKIEAKLQRLRLSHENLQMALQQMKQEVKTMLQSSECPFAQCQNTMPRHPHVLLERKMQTQIRPTSRTCADQKCSNPPNSATIMQLLQTPELPTAVDVMFSDDPLESVTLQSDRPFMGQYKKANENQMYLPKLTEISLSGIMGNTVLTPTAVHILPDEKEVREEMELEQLVMKLQDALSLQTQSAQQTTLQQELFSTAEHVYRSFSDLISQVIPPGCK from the exons ATGTCACTTCAGATGAAAAT AATGCCTAATGCCATCTGTTCATTTCAAATGGATCCAGACTTGCAGG agGCTTTCGATGATGTTCAGAGCTCCGTCTACAGAACAGCCCTAAAACTTCGCTCAGTACAAAGTCTGTGCCAGT TGGATTTGTTTGATGTTTCTCTGATTCAGCACATCCTATCAAGTGAACAGAGTCAGAGGGAAGAGCAGGTTTCTCTGAAGACACAGCAGATCTCTAGAATGTTGACAAAACTGTTCCAAAGGGCAAGATTGGAAAAACCAGGCCAGGTCGATCCAAGAGGTGCCAATTTCACGCTGAGTCTGCTGGTTGCCATGTATGACAG atCTGGAACAGGGTATGTCAAATTTAgatctgctgcagctgctctaaTTGCCCTTTCAGGAGACAGTCTACTGGCTAAATACAGAG ctttcttccagttttatgctgtccctgctgggaaGGCAGCCTGGATGACCCGTAGTGCCCTGAGAAGCCTTCTAACAGACTTAAACCAG ATCCCAGCCATTGTGGGAGAAAGCTGCCCTCTGTCTTGTGTAGAAATTGCAACTCGTGACTGTTTCCATGGG gttCTGAAATCAGCTATTGttgaagaaaaatttctgtCTTGGCTGAGGTCGGAGCCTGCTGTTCTCCTGTGGCTTCCTACCTGTTACAGATTATCAGCCACAGAAATGGTTTCTCACCAAGCTCGATGCAGAGTCTGCAGAGTTTTCCCCATTACTGGCCTCAG GTATCGCTGTTTGAAATGCCTCAGTTTTGATCTTTGCCAAGCCTGCTTTTTCACTGGCCGTCTCTGCAAGCCACATAAAAGGTCACATCCTGTTGTGGAACACTGTGTGCAG ATGTCAGCAAAGGCGAATGTAAAGCACTTTCTCCGCACCATCAGGAACAACCTGTTTCAAGAGCGCTGCAGAagaaaggaggctcagagaagGAGGACTCTGGAGACAGTGGAGGAGCAGCACTTCCCTATTCACAAAAAGACTTT TCCTCCTGCAGAACTCAGTGCTTCACCACTACCTGGCCCTGAAAACCTGTCTTTCCCAGTGGATAGCTGTGTCCCAGAGTCACCCAGGTTCATAGCTGAAGACACAACTGCAATGCAGAAGAGTAAGAATAACAAGAAGACACCAGAGCAAGGCAAGGCAACAGCTCAG GCAATGTCCTCTTTTGAAGCAGATGTGTTAAAAGTGCATGAATCTAACAAAAGCATTCACAGTGACAGCAG GTACATGAAGAAGCAGTTCAACAAATGGAAGGACAGAATGCAATTTCTTCACAACtgccaggaagaaaaaagctgcaaaatagAGGCAAAACTCCAAAGACTGAGACTAAGTCATGAAAACCTACAAATGGCACTGCAGCAAATGAAGCAAGAAGTAAAG ACAATGTTACAGTCATCGGAATGTCCTTTTGCACAGTGTCAGAATACAATGCCAAGGCACCCACATGTTctgctggaaaggaaaatgcagacCCAAATAAGGCCTACTTCCAGAACATGTGCAGACCAGAAGTGTTCGAATCCTCCCAACTCTGCAACGATAATGCAGCTTTTACAGACACCTGAGCTTCCCACTGCAGTGGACGTTATGTTTTCAGATGACCCACTGGAGTCAGTGACCCTGCAGAGTGACAGACCCTTTATGGGACAGTataaaaaagcaaatgagaaTCAAATGTATCTGCCTAAACTGACAGAAATCTCTCTCAGTGGCATCATGGGAAATACAGTTCTTACTCCCACTGCAGTGCATATACTACCTGATGAGAAGGAAGTCAGAGAGGAAATGGAACTGGAGCAGCTAGTGATGAAACTGCAGGATGCATTGTCTCTCCAAACCCAGTCAG cccaaCAGACTACTTTGCAGCAGGAGTTGTTCTCCACAGCTGAGCATGTGTACAGGTCCTTTTCTGACCTCATCAGCCAAGTAATTCCACCAGGTTGTAAATGA
- the DYTN gene encoding dystrotelin isoform X3, with translation MLTKLFQRARLEKPGQVDPRGANFTLSLLVAMYDRSGTGYVKFRSAAAALIALSGDSLLAKYRAFFQFYAVPAGKAAWMTRSALRSLLTDLNQIPAIVGESCPLSCVEIATRDCFHGVLKSAIVEEKFLSWLRSEPAVLLWLPTCYRLSATEMVSHQARCRVCRVFPITGLRYRCLKCLSFDLCQACFFTGRLCKPHKRSHPVVEHCVQMSAKANVKHFLRTIRNNLFQERCRRKEAQRRRTLETVEEQHFPIHKKTFPPAELSASPLPGPENLSFPVDSCVPESPRFIAEDTTAMQKSKNNKKTPEQGKATAQAMSSFEADVLKVHESNKSIHSDSSRYMKKQFNKWKDRMQFLHNCQEEKSCKIEAKLQRLRLSHENLQMALQQMKQEVKTMLQSSECPFAQCQNTMPRHPHVLLERKMQTQIRPTSRTCADQKCSNPPNSATIMQLLQTPELPTAVDVMFSDDPLESVTLQSDRPFMGQYKKANENQMYLPKLTEISLSGIMGNTVLTPTAVHILPDEKEVREEMELEQLVMKLQDALSLQTQSAQQTTLQQELFSTAEHVYRSFSDLISQVIPPGCK, from the exons ATGTTGACAAAACTGTTCCAAAGGGCAAGATTGGAAAAACCAGGCCAGGTCGATCCAAGAGGTGCCAATTTCACGCTGAGTCTGCTGGTTGCCATGTATGACAG atCTGGAACAGGGTATGTCAAATTTAgatctgctgcagctgctctaaTTGCCCTTTCAGGAGACAGTCTACTGGCTAAATACAGAG ctttcttccagttttatgctgtccctgctgggaaGGCAGCCTGGATGACCCGTAGTGCCCTGAGAAGCCTTCTAACAGACTTAAACCAG ATCCCAGCCATTGTGGGAGAAAGCTGCCCTCTGTCTTGTGTAGAAATTGCAACTCGTGACTGTTTCCATGGG gttCTGAAATCAGCTATTGttgaagaaaaatttctgtCTTGGCTGAGGTCGGAGCCTGCTGTTCTCCTGTGGCTTCCTACCTGTTACAGATTATCAGCCACAGAAATGGTTTCTCACCAAGCTCGATGCAGAGTCTGCAGAGTTTTCCCCATTACTGGCCTCAG GTATCGCTGTTTGAAATGCCTCAGTTTTGATCTTTGCCAAGCCTGCTTTTTCACTGGCCGTCTCTGCAAGCCACATAAAAGGTCACATCCTGTTGTGGAACACTGTGTGCAG ATGTCAGCAAAGGCGAATGTAAAGCACTTTCTCCGCACCATCAGGAACAACCTGTTTCAAGAGCGCTGCAGAagaaaggaggctcagagaagGAGGACTCTGGAGACAGTGGAGGAGCAGCACTTCCCTATTCACAAAAAGACTTT TCCTCCTGCAGAACTCAGTGCTTCACCACTACCTGGCCCTGAAAACCTGTCTTTCCCAGTGGATAGCTGTGTCCCAGAGTCACCCAGGTTCATAGCTGAAGACACAACTGCAATGCAGAAGAGTAAGAATAACAAGAAGACACCAGAGCAAGGCAAGGCAACAGCTCAG GCAATGTCCTCTTTTGAAGCAGATGTGTTAAAAGTGCATGAATCTAACAAAAGCATTCACAGTGACAGCAG CAGGTACATGAAGAAGCAGTTCAACAAATGGAAGGACAGAATGCAATTTCTTCACAACtgccaggaagaaaaaagctgcaaaatagAGGCAAAACTCCAAAGACTGAGACTAAGTCATGAAAACCTACAAATGGCACTGCAGCAAATGAAGCAAGAAGTAAAG ACAATGTTACAGTCATCGGAATGTCCTTTTGCACAGTGTCAGAATACAATGCCAAGGCACCCACATGTTctgctggaaaggaaaatgcagacCCAAATAAGGCCTACTTCCAGAACATGTGCAGACCAGAAGTGTTCGAATCCTCCCAACTCTGCAACGATAATGCAGCTTTTACAGACACCTGAGCTTCCCACTGCAGTGGACGTTATGTTTTCAGATGACCCACTGGAGTCAGTGACCCTGCAGAGTGACAGACCCTTTATGGGACAGTataaaaaagcaaatgagaaTCAAATGTATCTGCCTAAACTGACAGAAATCTCTCTCAGTGGCATCATGGGAAATACAGTTCTTACTCCCACTGCAGTGCATATACTACCTGATGAGAAGGAAGTCAGAGAGGAAATGGAACTGGAGCAGCTAGTGATGAAACTGCAGGATGCATTGTCTCTCCAAACCCAGTCAG cccaaCAGACTACTTTGCAGCAGGAGTTGTTCTCCACAGCTGAGCATGTGTACAGGTCCTTTTCTGACCTCATCAGCCAAGTAATTCCACCAGGTTGTAAATGA